The Flammeovirgaceae bacterium genome contains a region encoding:
- a CDS encoding M20/M25/M40 family metallo-hydrolase, with product MIKKFFLLLLLLFLFVVGIVLFNTFQFQSNQQAVESVPAPELTEASLQHFQQALSYKTISYGDPSLFDSTQFLNFRKFLEATYPKTHEILSREIVAGYSLLYKWEGKNPELKPVVLMAHQDVVPIEEATKSMWTVDPFAGVIKDNFIWGRGTTDDKINVISIMETVEKLLTENFQPERTVYLVFGHDEEIGGKGATAIAKLLKDRNIAAEFVLDEGGLITAEKVPGMTKPIALLGTAEKGYLSLKLSVSLPGGHSSMPEKETAIDVLAKALNTLRSKPFEPEFSEPMHGLIESLGPEMPFVQRMALANPWLFKKMILSTYSQSNTGDAMIRTTIVPTIIEAGIKDNVVPTVATAVVNFRLLPGHTSDQVIEEVKKKINDERVNVAPLNKNVSEPSPVTPINGFGYQKIASTIKKSYPQVITSPFLVIGATDSRHFTEVSSNIIKFSPMIDPIGFHGIDERVSLESYKTALWFYEQLLRDLN from the coding sequence ATGATTAAAAAGTTCTTTCTCCTTTTGTTGCTGTTGTTTCTTTTTGTTGTTGGGATAGTATTGTTCAACACGTTTCAGTTTCAATCCAATCAACAAGCGGTTGAGTCCGTACCTGCGCCTGAATTAACAGAAGCATCCCTGCAACACTTTCAACAAGCGCTTTCTTACAAAACCATTTCCTATGGCGATCCATCGTTATTTGACTCAACACAATTTTTAAACTTTCGCAAATTCCTTGAGGCAACTTATCCAAAAACCCATGAAATACTTTCACGTGAAATTGTAGCGGGATATAGTTTGCTCTACAAGTGGGAAGGAAAAAATCCCGAACTGAAGCCCGTGGTACTGATGGCCCACCAGGATGTGGTGCCCATTGAAGAAGCCACCAAATCCATGTGGACAGTCGATCCGTTTGCGGGCGTGATAAAGGATAATTTTATCTGGGGGCGTGGCACTACCGATGATAAAATCAATGTGATTTCCATTATGGAAACGGTGGAGAAATTGTTAACCGAAAATTTTCAACCCGAGCGTACAGTGTACCTAGTTTTTGGCCACGATGAAGAAATTGGAGGAAAGGGCGCTACAGCAATTGCCAAACTTTTAAAGGATAGAAACATTGCAGCCGAATTTGTGCTGGATGAAGGCGGGCTGATTACAGCAGAAAAAGTTCCCGGGATGACAAAGCCCATCGCCTTACTCGGCACTGCCGAGAAGGGATATCTTTCATTAAAATTATCGGTTAGCCTTCCGGGCGGCCATTCTTCTATGCCCGAAAAAGAAACCGCTATTGATGTTTTAGCTAAAGCACTAAACACGCTTCGCAGCAAACCCTTCGAACCGGAGTTTTCCGAACCGATGCATGGCCTTATAGAAAGTCTTGGCCCCGAAATGCCGTTTGTTCAGCGCATGGCGCTTGCCAATCCGTGGTTGTTCAAGAAAATGATTTTAAGCACGTACTCCCAAAGCAATACAGGCGATGCGATGATCCGCACCACCATTGTGCCAACCATTATTGAAGCCGGCATTAAAGACAATGTGGTGCCCACGGTAGCAACAGCCGTTGTCAATTTCAGGTTGTTGCCGGGCCATACGTCTGACCAGGTAATTGAAGAGGTGAAAAAGAAAATAAACGATGAACGCGTTAACGTTGCGCCATTGAATAAAAATGTTTCAGAGCCATCGCCCGTAACGCCAATAAATGGTTTTGGGTATCAGAAAATTGCCTCTACAATTAAAAAAAGTTATCCGCAGGTAATCACCTCGCCATTTCTGGTTATTGGCGCAACCGACTCCCGGCATTTTACGGAAGTGTCATCCAACATCATCAAGTTCAGCCCGATGATTGACCCGATTGGTTTTCACGGCATTGACGAACGCGTGAGTTTGGAGAGTTATAAAACAGCCTTGTGGTTTTATGAACAGTTGTTGAGGGATTTGAATTAA
- a CDS encoding CDGSH iron-sulfur domain-containing protein, translating to MATTKITVNSNGSLRVEGDFELVDMQGKAYGLQGRTLVSLCRCGRSNNKPFCDGSHKGHFDHEAKAFDLPTKKA from the coding sequence ATGGCAACAACGAAGATTACAGTAAACAGCAACGGTTCATTACGGGTTGAAGGCGATTTTGAGCTTGTTGATATGCAAGGCAAGGCCTATGGCTTGCAAGGCCGAACACTGGTATCACTTTGTCGATGTGGCCGCTCCAACAACAAACCGTTTTGCGATGGCTCGCACAAGGGGCATTTTGATCATGAAGCCAAGGCATTTGATTTGCCCACGAAAAAGGCATGA
- a CDS encoding fused MFS/spermidine synthase gives MKSISQQILSYVSGTIVEKRPSAVSGELEVWYQNGTHVLHSPDANYSFDTLHKIFQKTFKKFEVKKRNPKTVLILGFGAGSVASILCDELKLSPEITGVEFDPVVIDLAKKYFQLNRHEKLSIHIADAAAFIQQSKSTYDLVVSDVFIDKQVPESVVQKAYAEDLVRLTARDGMGMMNWICETKTQHRLRTSMEAWLRSLATKTEVYRASSVNYLLIWYR, from the coding sequence GTGAAATCCATAAGTCAACAAATACTCAGCTATGTTTCCGGGACAATTGTTGAGAAACGACCAAGTGCAGTAAGCGGAGAATTGGAAGTATGGTATCAAAACGGAACGCATGTTCTGCACTCTCCCGATGCAAATTATTCGTTCGACACGCTGCATAAAATATTTCAAAAGACGTTTAAAAAATTTGAAGTAAAGAAGCGGAATCCAAAAACTGTTTTAATTCTTGGATTTGGTGCAGGCAGCGTAGCCAGTATTTTGTGTGATGAACTGAAGCTTTCGCCTGAAATTACCGGTGTGGAATTTGACCCCGTAGTAATTGATCTGGCAAAAAAATATTTTCAGCTTAACCGGCATGAAAAGCTTTCGATACACATTGCCGATGCAGCAGCGTTCATTCAGCAAAGCAAGTCAACTTACGATTTGGTTGTAAGCGATGTGTTCATTGATAAACAAGTACCTGAAAGTGTTGTACAGAAAGCGTACGCAGAAGATTTGGTACGGCTTACGGCCCGGGACGGTATGGGCATGATGAACTGGATTTGTGAGACAAAAACACAGCACCGCTTAAGGACATCCATGGAGGCATGGCTGAGGAGTTTGGCAACGAAAACGGAGGTGTACCGTGCCTCCTCCGTCAATTATTTGCTTATTTGGTATCGATAG
- a CDS encoding amidohydrolase family protein produces MKHTALLTLFLLLAGGISQAQIKALVGGTLIDGYGGKPLQNSVIIIEGERIKAIGQVGSIDIPKNAEVISTEGMSVLPGLWDMHVHLMINGHSDYTHWDKTYLKIAKDVIMPSSAHQLLLAGVTSARDLGAPLEASINVRDRINKGEIPGPTMYMSGPFIQHEPYPGTAEFRWGVKGEADARAKVQRLAKAGVNCIKLIDQDEMTEAEYLAVVDEAHKNKLRVVAHAHRPDEIRRGLKAGVDCFEHTGLAAAPEYPADIIAMIKERTAKMSLGPLFWTPTVEGLYNYEYVRDNPEQLDNTSWHLGLPDSVIADIKQSIKYPGRLSYFGLNPLRKPTLETKIKQLKEAGVVLLIGTDSGIPMKFHSQSTWNELDVWVNKFGFDPMYTIRAATYWPAVAMGVEKDFGTISEGKYADIIAVKGDVLRYIALLQRVDMVIKKGKRYK; encoded by the coding sequence ATGAAGCATACGGCATTACTTACCCTGTTCCTGCTTTTGGCGGGCGGCATATCCCAGGCACAAATTAAGGCTTTGGTTGGCGGAACACTGATAGATGGATATGGCGGCAAGCCGCTTCAGAATTCAGTCATCATCATTGAAGGCGAACGCATAAAAGCAATCGGACAAGTCGGATCAATTGATATTCCAAAAAATGCAGAAGTCATTTCCACCGAAGGCATGAGCGTTTTGCCCGGCCTGTGGGATATGCACGTGCACCTGATGATTAACGGGCACAGTGATTACACACACTGGGATAAAACCTATCTGAAAATTGCAAAAGATGTGATCATGCCCTCATCGGCACACCAGCTTTTACTGGCCGGTGTTACCAGCGCGCGCGATTTAGGTGCACCGCTTGAAGCCAGCATTAACGTGCGCGATCGCATTAACAAAGGAGAAATACCAGGCCCCACGATGTACATGAGCGGACCATTTATCCAGCACGAACCGTATCCGGGCACGGCCGAGTTTCGCTGGGGTGTTAAGGGCGAAGCCGATGCACGGGCTAAAGTGCAGCGCCTGGCTAAAGCCGGAGTGAATTGCATCAAACTTATTGATCAGGATGAAATGACGGAAGCAGAGTACCTGGCCGTGGTAGATGAGGCGCACAAGAATAAATTAAGGGTTGTCGCACACGCGCACCGCCCCGATGAAATACGCAGAGGGTTAAAAGCAGGTGTGGATTGTTTTGAGCATACCGGATTGGCTGCTGCGCCTGAATATCCGGCCGATATTATTGCCATGATTAAAGAGCGGACTGCGAAAATGAGTTTAGGCCCATTATTCTGGACGCCCACCGTTGAAGGACTTTATAATTATGAATATGTGCGCGACAACCCCGAACAACTGGATAACACCAGCTGGCACCTGGGTTTGCCCGATTCGGTCATAGCCGATATTAAGCAGTCGATTAAATACCCGGGCAGGCTTTCTTACTTCGGATTGAACCCATTGCGAAAACCAACACTGGAAACGAAGATTAAACAGTTGAAGGAGGCTGGTGTGGTGTTGCTGATAGGTACCGACAGCGGCATTCCGATGAAGTTTCACAGCCAGAGCACCTGGAACGAACTGGATGTATGGGTTAACAAATTTGGCTTCGACCCGATGTACACTATTCGTGCGGCCACGTACTGGCCGGCCGTGGCGATGGGCGTAGAGAAAGATTTTGGAACCATCAGCGAAGGCAAGTATGCCGATATTATTGCCGTGAAGGGCGATGTGTTGCGGTATATCGCTTTGCTGCAACGTGTGGATATGGTAATTAAAAAAGGGAAACGCTATAAATAA
- a CDS encoding MarR family transcriptional regulator, giving the protein MKREETVDYHIRSAWHAISRMYNQQAARYNATMAIGFVLLNIDAEEGTPATKIGPLMGLEPRSLTRLLKSLEEQGAIYREVDKSDKRSVRIFLTDEGKKGRERSKEIVLRFNEAVREEIPQEKLSVFFEVIQNINKIIERNTIYEQTYS; this is encoded by the coding sequence ATGAAGCGCGAAGAAACTGTTGATTACCACATTCGGTCTGCCTGGCATGCCATTTCGCGTATGTATAACCAGCAGGCGGCCCGTTACAATGCCACCATGGCCATTGGCTTCGTTTTACTCAACATTGATGCTGAAGAAGGAACACCGGCTACTAAGATAGGCCCGTTAATGGGCCTGGAACCACGAAGCTTAACCCGGTTGCTCAAGTCACTCGAAGAACAGGGGGCAATCTATCGCGAGGTGGATAAATCCGATAAACGTTCGGTGCGCATTTTTCTTACGGATGAAGGTAAAAAAGGCAGGGAGCGCTCAAAAGAAATTGTACTTCGGTTTAATGAGGCCGTACGCGAAGAAATACCACAGGAGAAACTCAGTGTGTTTTTTGAAGTGATTCAAAACATCAATAAAATTATTGAACGAAATACTATTTACGAACAAACGTATAGTTGA
- a CDS encoding S9 family peptidase — MKKVSLLIALLITLSAAFAQVTIDNLLNVPFPTNLTASSDGKRIAWVFNDQGARNIYVADAPDFTPRKITNYNQDDGQEIASLQFTNDNAKIIFIRGGAPNSANELPNPIALQPSVDRAIWMMNVDGSDLRKLATGFYPKLSPDGKSLAYLSSGQVWLVKLDSAGKGKKLFHSRGTQSNMRWSPDGRKLAFVSSRTDHSFIGVYDFSTNTLQFLDPSVDRDGNPVWSPDGKQIAFIRTPNVRNRLPFVPAREGHPWSIRVADVSTGTAKEVWAAKPGKGSVLHTGIPVGDNMLWWMADRLVFPWERGGWQHLYSVSINGGEAVLLTPGDGEVESVDVARDGKSLIYVTNIGDIDRRHIFKVAATGGKPQQLSTGDGIEYSPVETTAGLVCLRTDATTAAWPHVVAANGQSKMIAADLFPKTFPKKDLVTPQAVMITATDGMKIPAQLFLPKSAKAGDKRPAVIFFHGGSRRQMVLGFHYSQYYHNAYALNQYFASQGYVVLSVNYRSGIGYGLDFREAIDYGAAGASEYRDVEGAGLYLAQRPDVDPKKIGLWGGSYGGYLTAMGLARASDLFSCGVDIHGVHDWNMVIRNFVPSYQAEKQQAFARLAFESSPMHFIKGWRSPVLLIHGDDDRNVPFSETVSLVENLREQGVYFEQLIFPDEVHGFLLHKNWLSAYKASADFFKRMFDKK; from the coding sequence ATGAAAAAAGTAAGCCTTCTTATCGCACTGCTCATTACACTATCTGCAGCATTCGCCCAGGTCACGATTGATAACCTCCTCAACGTACCCTTCCCTACAAACCTCACCGCCAGTAGCGATGGCAAGCGTATTGCCTGGGTGTTTAATGATCAGGGTGCGCGTAACATTTACGTGGCCGATGCACCTGATTTCACTCCGAGAAAAATTACCAACTACAATCAGGATGACGGACAGGAAATAGCATCGTTGCAGTTCACGAACGATAATGCGAAAATCATTTTCATACGCGGAGGTGCACCCAACAGCGCAAATGAATTACCCAACCCCATTGCGTTACAGCCCAGCGTTGATCGCGCCATCTGGATGATGAATGTGGATGGCAGCGATTTGAGAAAGCTGGCCACCGGCTTTTATCCCAAACTTTCACCCGATGGAAAATCATTGGCTTATTTAAGCAGCGGCCAGGTGTGGCTGGTTAAACTCGATTCAGCAGGCAAGGGCAAAAAGCTTTTCCATTCGCGCGGCACGCAAAGCAACATGCGCTGGTCGCCCGATGGCCGTAAACTGGCTTTTGTGAGCAGCCGCACCGACCATTCGTTTATTGGTGTTTATGATTTTTCAACCAACACCCTTCAGTTTCTTGACCCAAGTGTTGATCGGGACGGTAATCCGGTTTGGTCGCCCGATGGAAAGCAAATCGCTTTTATCCGCACACCCAATGTACGCAACCGCCTGCCCTTTGTTCCGGCACGTGAAGGCCATCCCTGGTCTATACGTGTTGCTGATGTAAGCACCGGAACGGCAAAAGAAGTTTGGGCCGCTAAACCCGGCAAAGGCAGTGTGCTGCACACCGGTATTCCGGTAGGGGATAATATGCTTTGGTGGATGGCCGACCGCCTGGTGTTTCCGTGGGAGCGCGGTGGCTGGCAACATCTGTACTCGGTTTCCATAAACGGAGGGGAGGCGGTATTGCTTACCCCGGGCGATGGCGAAGTGGAATCAGTTGATGTGGCGCGTGACGGAAAGAGCCTCATTTATGTAACCAACATTGGCGACATTGACAGGAGGCATATTTTTAAAGTGGCCGCTACCGGAGGTAAACCACAACAGCTTTCAACGGGCGATGGCATTGAATACTCACCGGTTGAAACAACAGCCGGATTGGTTTGCCTTCGTACCGATGCCACTACGGCCGCCTGGCCGCATGTAGTAGCAGCCAACGGACAATCAAAAATGATTGCGGCCGATTTATTCCCTAAAACTTTTCCTAAAAAAGATCTCGTAACCCCGCAGGCCGTGATGATCACAGCTACGGACGGAATGAAAATCCCAGCACAACTATTTCTGCCGAAGAGCGCCAAGGCTGGCGATAAGCGGCCGGCTGTGATCTTCTTTCATGGCGGCTCGCGCAGGCAAATGGTGCTGGGGTTTCATTACAGTCAATACTATCACAACGCCTATGCACTTAACCAATACTTTGCCAGCCAGGGTTATGTGGTGTTGTCGGTAAATTACCGTAGCGGTATTGGGTACGGATTGGATTTTCGTGAAGCGATTGATTATGGTGCAGCCGGTGCCAGCGAGTATCGCGATGTGGAAGGTGCGGGGTTGTACCTGGCACAACGCCCCGATGTTGATCCGAAGAAAATCGGGCTATGGGGAGGTAGTTATGGTGGTTACTTAACGGCCATGGGCCTGGCTAGGGCATCCGATTTATTTTCTTGCGGTGTGGATATTCACGGTGTGCACGACTGGAATATGGTGATCCGGAATTTTGTGCCTTCCTATCAGGCCGAAAAGCAACAGGCTTTTGCGCGCCTTGCTTTTGAATCGTCACCCATGCATTTTATCAAAGGCTGGCGCTCACCGGTGTTGCTCATCCATGGCGATGATGATCGCAATGTGCCCTTCAGTGAAACGGTAAGCCTGGTCGAAAACCTGCGCGAACAAGGTGTGTATTTTGAGCAATTGATTTTTCCGGACGAAGTGCACGGATTTCTGCTGCACAAAAACTGGTTAAGTGCCTATAAAGCTTCGGCCGATTTCTTCAAGCGTATGTTTGATAAAAAGTGA
- a CDS encoding acetyl-CoA C-acyltransferase, whose translation MDAYIVAGFRTGVGKAKKGGFRFVRPDDLAADVIKHLVKSVPGLENSMIDDLIVGNAVPEAEQGMQMGRMISLLALGIDTPGMIVNRYCGSGVETIAIASQRIQAGMADVIIAGGTESMSLVPVMGIKTALNYKIATENPTYYTSMGLTAEEVSKQFKISREEQDQFSYESHMKAAAAWKDGKFKDEVVPITVKEVYVDENMKKKTREFVVATDEGIRADTTVEGLSKLKPVFAMNGTVTAGNSSQTSDGAAFVLVMSERMVKQLNIKPIARMVSYAVAGVDPRIMGIGPVAAIPKALKLAGMKLDDIDLIELNEAFAAQALAVVKELNIDRKKLNVNGGAIAVGHPLGSSGARLSVQLFNELGRQKKKYGMVTACVGGGQGVAGIYELLN comes from the coding sequence ATGGACGCATACATCGTAGCAGGTTTCAGAACAGGAGTAGGCAAAGCAAAAAAAGGAGGCTTTCGTTTTGTAAGGCCCGATGATTTGGCGGCCGATGTGATTAAACATCTTGTTAAATCCGTTCCCGGATTGGAGAACAGCATGATAGATGATTTAATCGTAGGCAATGCAGTACCCGAAGCAGAACAAGGCATGCAGATGGGAAGGATGATTTCCCTGCTTGCGCTCGGTATTGATACGCCTGGTATGATTGTGAACCGTTACTGCGGAAGTGGTGTTGAAACCATTGCTATCGCAAGTCAACGCATACAGGCCGGCATGGCGGATGTCATCATTGCCGGAGGAACGGAGTCCATGTCGCTGGTTCCGGTAATGGGTATCAAAACAGCGCTCAACTATAAAATTGCTACGGAGAATCCAACGTATTATACAAGCATGGGCCTCACAGCCGAAGAGGTTTCAAAGCAATTCAAAATTTCCCGCGAAGAGCAGGATCAGTTTTCGTATGAATCGCACATGAAAGCTGCGGCAGCATGGAAGGACGGAAAATTTAAAGATGAAGTTGTTCCCATCACCGTTAAGGAAGTGTATGTGGATGAGAACATGAAAAAGAAAACGCGCGAGTTTGTAGTGGCTACCGATGAAGGTATCCGTGCGGACACAACCGTAGAAGGTTTATCAAAATTAAAGCCGGTCTTTGCCATGAACGGTACCGTTACAGCCGGCAATTCATCGCAAACATCCGATGGCGCTGCCTTTGTGCTGGTAATGAGCGAGCGTATGGTAAAACAGCTAAACATAAAACCGATTGCGCGCATGGTGAGCTATGCTGTTGCCGGTGTTGACCCGCGCATCATGGGCATTGGCCCGGTGGCTGCTATACCCAAAGCATTGAAACTGGCCGGAATGAAACTGGATGACATTGACCTGATTGAGCTTAACGAAGCCTTTGCCGCACAAGCATTGGCCGTAGTGAAAGAACTGAACATTGACCGTAAGAAGCTAAATGTTAATGGAGGCGCAATAGCTGTTGGCCACCCGCTCGGATCATCCGGAGCACGCTTATCCGTGCAGTTGTTTAATGAACTCGGCAGACAGAAAAAGAAATACGGAATGGTAACAGCCTGTGTGGGCGGAGGACAAGGCGTGGCGGGGATTTATGAGCTTTTGAATTAG
- a CDS encoding 3-hydroxyacyl-CoA dehydrogenase/enoyl-CoA hydratase family protein, with protein sequence MKRSIRKVAVLGSGVMGSSIACHFANIGCEVLLLDIAPKELTEEEKAKGLSLDNKQVKNRIVQSSFDKCIKSSPGPIYSKKFISRITLGNFDDDLPRIKNYDWTIEVVVENLDIKKKVYEQVEKYRTRGTLITSNTSGIPIHLMAEGRSDDFKRHFAGTHFFNPPRYLRLFEVIPTADTDPEITKFLLHYGDLYLGKVSVLCKDTPAFIGNRVGVWGLLKVIDSMRKYDLNVDEIDKLTGPVIGRPKSATFRTSDVVGLDTLVKVANNLYAGLPNDEGREIFKLPDVVNKLDQNKWLGDKTGQGFYKKAKDAKGKTEILTLDLKTLEYKPKQKVKFATLETTKTIDNLRDRFKVLLAGKDKAGEFYRDCFYGLFQYASNRIPEISDELFRIDDAVCAGFGWELGPFDTWDALGVEKTVHAMEGMNYKPAQWVYDMLASGNKSFYKVEGGQRKYYDIPSKSYKVIPGKEAFIILENLSDKVVWKNAESKVTDLGDGVINFSWHSKSYTLGSAVIEGLNKALDLAEKDYRGLVVGHQGPDFSLGANLGLVFMYAIEQDYDEIDFMVRAFQNSVMRLRYSSVPVVVAPQGRTLGGGCEMTMHADIAVAAAETYIGLVEVGVGLIPGGGGTKEFTKRVSDRYLEGDAEMNALQAAFMNIATAKVALSAEEAREMGVLRAQDRIVINKDRQILEAKSTVIELAEAGYTMPVQARNIKVLGRAGMALFAAGVNGMKMGGYISDHDLKIAMKIANIMCGGDLTSPQEVSEQYLLDLEREAFVSLCGERKTLERIQSILTGGKPLRN encoded by the coding sequence ATGAAACGATCCATCCGCAAAGTTGCTGTTCTTGGTTCAGGGGTAATGGGCTCTTCCATCGCCTGCCATTTTGCCAACATCGGTTGCGAAGTGTTGCTGCTTGACATCGCACCGAAAGAGCTTACCGAAGAAGAAAAAGCAAAAGGACTTTCACTCGATAACAAGCAGGTGAAGAACAGAATTGTTCAGTCATCATTTGATAAGTGTATCAAGTCTTCACCCGGCCCGATCTACAGCAAAAAATTTATATCGCGTATTACGCTCGGCAACTTTGATGATGATCTTCCCAGGATCAAAAACTACGATTGGACAATTGAAGTGGTTGTAGAAAATCTCGACATCAAGAAGAAAGTATATGAGCAGGTAGAGAAATACCGAACGCGCGGAACGCTTATTACCTCCAATACTTCCGGTATACCAATACACCTGATGGCCGAAGGCAGAAGCGATGATTTTAAGCGCCATTTTGCGGGTACACACTTCTTCAACCCGCCCCGGTACCTGCGGTTGTTCGAGGTAATACCCACAGCCGATACCGACCCGGAGATAACTAAATTTTTACTCCATTATGGCGATCTGTACCTGGGTAAAGTATCCGTACTCTGCAAAGATACGCCCGCTTTCATCGGAAACCGGGTGGGTGTATGGGGCCTTCTAAAGGTTATCGACTCCATGCGAAAATACGACCTGAATGTAGATGAAATTGACAAGCTGACCGGCCCGGTAATCGGCCGCCCAAAGTCGGCAACGTTCCGTACTTCTGATGTTGTTGGATTGGATACACTCGTAAAAGTAGCCAACAATTTATATGCAGGTTTGCCTAATGATGAAGGCCGCGAAATTTTCAAATTGCCTGATGTAGTAAACAAACTTGATCAAAATAAATGGCTCGGTGATAAAACCGGTCAGGGCTTTTATAAGAAAGCAAAAGACGCAAAAGGCAAAACTGAAATTCTTACGCTCGATTTAAAAACACTCGAGTACAAGCCAAAGCAGAAAGTAAAATTTGCAACACTTGAAACTACGAAGACAATCGACAACTTGCGCGATCGGTTTAAAGTATTGCTGGCGGGCAAAGACAAAGCCGGAGAATTTTACCGCGATTGTTTTTACGGATTGTTTCAATATGCATCGAACCGGATTCCGGAAATCAGCGATGAACTTTTCAGAATTGATGATGCCGTGTGTGCGGGTTTTGGTTGGGAACTCGGACCGTTCGATACATGGGATGCACTCGGTGTAGAGAAAACCGTGCACGCCATGGAAGGCATGAACTACAAACCCGCACAATGGGTGTACGACATGCTGGCCAGCGGCAACAAATCATTCTATAAAGTTGAAGGTGGTCAGCGCAAGTATTACGACATTCCTTCAAAGTCATACAAAGTCATACCGGGCAAAGAGGCTTTCATCATTCTTGAAAACCTGAGCGATAAGGTGGTCTGGAAAAATGCTGAAAGCAAAGTAACCGACCTGGGCGATGGGGTCATCAACTTCAGTTGGCACAGCAAGAGCTATACGCTGGGCAGTGCTGTGATTGAAGGGCTGAATAAAGCCCTTGATTTGGCAGAAAAGGACTACCGGGGCCTGGTGGTGGGCCATCAGGGGCCGGATTTCTCGCTCGGGGCCAATCTGGGGCTGGTTTTTATGTATGCCATCGAGCAGGATTATGACGAAATCGACTTTATGGTGCGGGCTTTCCAGAATTCGGTCATGCGCCTGCGCTATTCGTCTGTTCCCGTAGTGGTTGCCCCACAGGGCCGAACCCTGGGCGGAGGCTGCGAAATGACCATGCATGCCGACATCGCAGTAGCTGCCGCAGAAACCTATATCGGCCTGGTAGAAGTGGGTGTTGGTTTGATTCCGGGCGGAGGTGGAACGAAAGAGTTTACCAAACGGGTAAGCGATCGCTACCTGGAAGGCGATGCCGAAATGAATGCGCTGCAGGCCGCATTCATGAACATCGCAACGGCAAAAGTGGCGTTGTCTGCCGAAGAAGCCCGCGAAATGGGTGTGCTGCGCGCACAAGACCGCATCGTTATTAATAAAGACAGGCAGATACTTGAAGCAAAATCAACGGTGATTGAATTGGCCGAAGCCGGTTACACCATGCCCGTACAAGCACGCAACATTAAAGTTTTAGGCAGGGCAGGCATGGCACTCTTTGCAGCAGGAGTAAACGGAATGAAAATGGGTGGATACATCTCCGATCACGATTTGAAAATCGCTATGAAGATCGCCAACATCATGTGCGGTGGCGATTTAACATCGCCCCAGGAAGTAAGCGAGCAATACTTACTGGATCTCGAACGTGAGGCGTTTGTTTCATTGTGCGGGGAGCGGAAGACGTTGGAGAGAATTCAAAGCATTTTAACAGGGGGAAAACCTTTAAGAAACTAG